In Candidatus Roseilinea sp., one DNA window encodes the following:
- the ybbC gene encoding hypothetical protein, translating into MVITGLHRLIRENGELLRGRRVGLVTHAAAVMPDLRAAPEALAGAGVMLRALFAPEHGLESAEADAVPVAHSVHPRFGIPIYSLYGETRRPTPAMLNDLDVLVFDMQDVGARFYTYLSTLFHVLSAAGEFGLPLIVLDRPNPINGLAVEGPLLEPGFASFVGIAPLPVRHGMTMGELARWLNAECKLRADLTVMPMEGWRRAMWFDDTGLPWVPPSPAMPHVSTATVYPGACLVEGTTLSEGRGTALPFELIGAPWLDAYGLAQSLNALGLPGVRFRPAQFIPSAGKHAGRLCRGVQAHVMAREALSPVRMGLHLVAACRTMAPGDFAFLPASWEGRAPHFDLLMGTSAPRAGLEAGASVAEIVAPWRASEQEFHRQRAFALLYA; encoded by the coding sequence GTGGTCATCACCGGTTTACATCGCCTGATCAGAGAAAACGGAGAACTCCTGCGCGGTCGGCGCGTGGGTTTGGTGACCCATGCCGCCGCGGTGATGCCTGACCTGCGGGCTGCGCCCGAAGCGTTGGCCGGCGCCGGCGTGATGCTGCGCGCGCTCTTCGCGCCGGAGCACGGCCTGGAGAGCGCGGAAGCCGACGCCGTTCCGGTCGCCCACAGCGTACATCCCCGCTTCGGCATCCCGATCTACAGCTTATACGGCGAGACGCGCCGCCCGACGCCGGCCATGTTGAACGATTTGGATGTGCTGGTGTTCGACATGCAGGATGTGGGCGCGCGCTTTTACACATATCTGAGCACGCTCTTCCACGTGCTGAGCGCCGCCGGGGAATTCGGGTTGCCGTTGATCGTGTTGGACCGGCCCAACCCGATCAACGGCCTCGCCGTCGAAGGCCCGTTGCTCGAACCGGGCTTTGCGTCGTTCGTCGGCATCGCCCCGTTGCCGGTGCGTCACGGCATGACGATGGGCGAGTTGGCGCGCTGGCTGAACGCGGAGTGCAAACTGCGCGCCGACCTGACCGTGATGCCGATGGAAGGCTGGCGGCGGGCGATGTGGTTCGACGATACCGGCTTGCCTTGGGTGCCCCCATCGCCGGCCATGCCGCATGTGAGCACGGCGACGGTCTATCCAGGCGCTTGTCTAGTCGAAGGCACCACGCTTTCCGAAGGCCGAGGCACCGCCTTACCGTTTGAGCTGATCGGCGCGCCATGGTTGGATGCCTATGGCCTGGCGCAGTCGCTGAACGCGCTCGGCCTGCCGGGGGTGCGCTTCCGGCCTGCGCAGTTCATCCCCAGCGCCGGCAAGCACGCCGGCCGGTTGTGTCGGGGCGTTCAGGCACATGTTATGGCTCGCGAAGCGCTATCGCCGGTGCGGATGGGCTTGCACCTCGTCGCGGCGTGTCGGACCATGGCGCCAGGCGATTTCGCGTTTTTGCCGGCGAGCTGGGAGGGCCGTGCGCCGCATTTTGATTTGCTGATGGGGACCAGTGCGCCGCGCGCCGGCCTGGAGGCCGGCGCTTCGGTTGCCGAGATCGTTGCGCCGTGGCGCGCGTCAGAGCAGGAATTTCACCGGCAACGCGCGTTTGCCCTGCTGTATGCGTGA
- the ppk gene encoding polyphosphate kinase — MTAVHLSGQLINRELSWLEFNRRVLQEAQDPTHPLLERAKFLAIFATNLDEFFMIRVAGLREQVMAGITRPGPEGIPPAQTLALVNERVCALQTEHLRTWCDVIRPELANHGICVLDWNELTDAQRATATAYFHRTVFPILTPLAVDPAHPFPHISNLSLSLAVVIRGSRGRLHFARVKVPPSLPRFFPLNDCAEDERCERCFAWLDQIIAANVGALFPDMDIAGTYAFRVTRDADIEIQEDEADDLRSTVERSIRDRRFGSVVRLEVVHDMPEEVCDILTENLNLSSDEVFRLAGPLDLSSLWELHRLPLPELKDPPLSPRIPNDWNNSEDIFARIRRGDVLLHHPYDSFAPVVEFVRAAARDPHVLAIKQTLYRVGSNSPIVEALMEAVTNGKQVAVLVELKARFDEENNIQWTRALEEVGVHVVYGLPGYKVHAKACMVVRRDSDGEIRRYVHLSTGNYNASTARVYTDLGLFTCDPEIGQDVAELFNNLTGYFKQKSYRRLLVAPVTLRRRMTELIEREIAHHLRHGGGHLIFKVNQLVDPEMIHLLYRASQAGVKVDLLVRGMCSLRPGVPNLSENIRVVSIVGRFLEHSRVYYFRNNGDEEIYSGSADLMERNLDRRVETVYPILDPAIKRRIKVEILDLGLRDNVKARLMQPDGTYIFVRRGQGEQEINSQLKLLGAGCDCSDQQAGASPAT; from the coding sequence ATGACGGCGGTGCATCTTTCGGGGCAGTTGATCAACCGCGAATTGAGCTGGCTGGAGTTCAACCGGCGTGTGTTGCAGGAGGCGCAAGACCCCACCCACCCATTGCTTGAGCGCGCCAAGTTCCTGGCCATCTTCGCAACCAACCTGGACGAGTTTTTCATGATTCGCGTCGCCGGGCTGCGCGAGCAGGTGATGGCGGGGATTACTCGGCCAGGGCCGGAGGGAATTCCGCCGGCGCAGACGTTGGCGCTGGTGAACGAGCGCGTGTGCGCGTTGCAAACCGAGCATCTACGCACTTGGTGCGATGTGATCCGGCCGGAGTTGGCGAATCATGGCATCTGCGTCCTGGATTGGAACGAGCTGACCGACGCGCAGCGCGCCACGGCGACGGCGTATTTTCACCGCACGGTGTTCCCCATCCTCACGCCGCTGGCCGTGGATCCGGCGCACCCGTTCCCTCACATCAGCAACCTCAGCCTCAGCCTAGCCGTCGTCATTCGAGGCTCGCGCGGCCGTTTGCACTTTGCGCGGGTCAAGGTGCCGCCTTCGCTGCCCCGCTTCTTCCCGCTGAACGATTGCGCCGAGGACGAGCGCTGTGAGCGCTGCTTCGCATGGCTGGATCAGATCATCGCGGCGAACGTGGGTGCGCTCTTCCCGGATATGGACATCGCCGGCACCTACGCCTTCCGCGTGACGCGCGACGCCGACATCGAGATTCAGGAAGACGAAGCCGACGATTTGCGTTCGACCGTCGAGCGCTCGATCAGAGATCGTCGCTTCGGCAGCGTGGTGCGTCTGGAAGTGGTGCACGATATGCCGGAGGAAGTGTGCGACATCCTCACGGAGAACCTCAACCTGTCCAGCGACGAGGTGTTTCGGCTGGCCGGCCCATTGGATTTGAGCAGCTTGTGGGAACTGCATCGCTTGCCGCTGCCGGAGTTGAAAGACCCGCCGCTGTCCCCACGTATCCCTAACGATTGGAACAATTCCGAAGACATCTTCGCGCGGATTCGGCGCGGCGATGTGCTGTTGCATCACCCATACGACTCGTTCGCCCCCGTGGTGGAGTTCGTGCGCGCTGCTGCGCGCGATCCCCACGTGCTCGCCATCAAGCAGACGCTGTATCGCGTCGGCTCAAACTCGCCGATCGTCGAGGCGCTGATGGAAGCGGTCACGAACGGCAAGCAGGTCGCCGTGCTGGTGGAACTGAAGGCGCGCTTTGACGAAGAGAACAACATTCAGTGGACGCGCGCGCTGGAGGAAGTGGGCGTGCACGTGGTCTATGGCTTGCCCGGTTACAAAGTGCATGCCAAAGCCTGCATGGTCGTGCGGCGCGATTCCGACGGCGAGATTCGCCGCTACGTCCACTTGAGCACCGGCAACTACAACGCCAGCACCGCGCGCGTCTATACCGATCTCGGCCTGTTCACTTGTGACCCAGAGATCGGTCAGGACGTGGCCGAACTGTTCAACAACCTGACCGGCTACTTCAAACAAAAGTCATATCGCCGGCTGCTGGTCGCGCCGGTGACGCTGCGCAGGCGGATGACCGAGCTGATCGAGCGCGAGATCGCGCATCACTTGCGGCACGGCGGCGGCCACCTGATCTTCAAAGTGAACCAACTCGTGGATCCGGAGATGATTCACCTGCTGTATCGTGCGTCGCAAGCGGGCGTGAAGGTGGACCTGCTCGTGCGCGGCATGTGCTCGCTGCGGCCAGGCGTGCCGAATCTGAGCGAGAACATTCGCGTGGTCAGCATCGTCGGCCGCTTCTTGGAGCACAGCCGGGTGTATTACTTCCGTAACAACGGTGACGAAGAGATCTACTCCGGCAGCGCCGATCTGATGGAACGCAACCTCGACCGGCGCGTCGAAACGGTCTATCCCATCCTCGATCCCGCCATCAAGCGCCGGATCAAAGTCGAGATTCTCGACCTGGGCCTGCGCGACAACGTCAAGGCGCGGTTGATGCAGCCGGATGGCACGTATATCTTCGTCCGTCGGGGGCAGGGTGAACAAGAAATCAATAGCCAGCTCAAGCTGCTAGGCGCCGGTTGCGACTGCAGCGATCAACAGGCTGGCGCGTCTCCTGCAACTTGA
- the infA gene encoding translation initiation factor IF-1: MAKKDREQKQKEDVIQVEGEVIEALPGTMFKVQLDNGHQVLTTLSGKMRKNYIRILLGDRVRVELSPYDLTRGRISYRLRTGRENVPA, from the coding sequence ATGGCCAAGAAAGATCGAGAACAAAAGCAGAAAGAAGATGTGATTCAGGTCGAAGGCGAAGTCATCGAGGCGTTGCCCGGCACCATGTTCAAGGTGCAACTGGACAACGGCCACCAGGTGCTGACCACGCTGTCTGGCAAGATGCGCAAGAACTACATTCGCATTTTGCTCGGCGACCGCGTGCGCGTGGAACTTTCGCCGTATGACCTGACGCGCGGGCGCATCTCCTACCGCTTGCGCACCGGCCGCGAGAACGTGCCCGCCTGA
- the OppB gene encoding ABC transporter, producing MVAYVIRRCLALVFVVFVISVITFVIMYSVPGGPFEERQMPLQGAQRENILRKYGMTGSIFERYIAYVSNALRGDFGYSFFSPTERVQDLIARVWGPTLILGGITIAISLPLGVWLGILAAKHKGSPLDLIVNTFATSMTVIPGFVIAVALILTFSARIRLLPSGGWGGPEHLVLPVIAYALGPTATLIRYVRGLTLDELGLDYVRTARAKGLAEHLIIPRHVFKNLMIPLVTVFGPTIPLILTGSVFIETTFRIPGLGQYLVSSSVNRDYPMVMALTLIMAVIWGITLLVTDILYVKLDPRVEL from the coding sequence ATGGTTGCGTATGTCATCCGCCGATGTTTGGCGCTGGTCTTCGTCGTCTTTGTCATCTCGGTCATCACGTTTGTCATCATGTATAGCGTGCCTGGCGGACCATTCGAGGAACGCCAGATGCCCCTGCAAGGCGCCCAGCGTGAGAACATTTTGCGCAAGTACGGTATGACCGGCTCGATATTTGAGCGCTATATCGCCTACGTCAGCAATGCACTCCGGGGCGACTTTGGCTATTCCTTCTTTAGCCCAACCGAGCGAGTGCAGGATTTGATCGCGCGGGTGTGGGGGCCTACGCTTATCTTGGGCGGCATTACGATTGCAATTAGCTTGCCGTTGGGTGTGTGGTTGGGCATTCTAGCGGCGAAGCATAAAGGCTCGCCCTTGGATCTCATCGTTAACACCTTCGCCACCTCGATGACGGTGATCCCCGGCTTTGTCATCGCTGTAGCACTGATCTTGACATTTTCGGCGCGCATTCGGCTGCTCCCTTCGGGAGGCTGGGGAGGCCCGGAGCACCTCGTGCTTCCTGTAATCGCCTATGCCCTTGGGCCGACCGCCACCCTGATTCGCTATGTTCGCGGGTTAACGCTCGATGAACTTGGGTTGGATTATGTGCGCACAGCGCGAGCCAAAGGTCTGGCCGAGCATTTGATCATTCCTCGGCATGTGTTCAAGAACTTGATGATTCCCCTGGTCACCGTATTCGGCCCGACCATTCCACTCATCTTGACCGGCTCGGTATTTATTGAGACCACCTTTCGCATCCCAGGCCTGGGACAGTATCTTGTCAGTAGCTCGGTCAACCGAGATTATCCAATGGTGATGGCTCTGACCCTAATTATGGCTGTGATTTGGGGCATCACGCTGCTCGTCACGGACATACTCTACGTTAAGCTAGATCCGCGCGTGGAGTTATAA
- a CDS encoding peptide ABC transporter permease: protein MASTASIGGAIGKTVGSQRAISGGAFGAAWRRLKRNKPATVSAVIVILLILVAIFAPVLAPYDYDQSIIQDAGQFPNSKHLLGTDLLGRDLLSRLIYATRASLSVAFAVQLTALLVGVPFGFLAGLKRGVVENVLNAIVMVFNALPGFLFALFLVTALGSGIPQLIFALMVTTWIGYARIMRAEVLRLRNRDFVLAAQALGASMWQIALRHLLPNSLTALIIAVALGIPGTIYAEAGLSFLGLGIRDPIPSWGKMISDGIPTLRLFWHLILFPLLALSTATLSFMFLADALRDALDPSRGKR from the coding sequence ATGGCATCTACGGCGTCCATTGGTGGTGCAATCGGTAAAACGGTTGGGTCACAAAGAGCAATATCGGGCGGCGCGTTCGGAGCGGCCTGGCGCCGGCTGAAGCGCAATAAGCCGGCGACTGTCAGCGCCGTCATCGTTATCCTGCTGATCCTGGTCGCGATCTTTGCACCTGTGCTGGCTCCGTATGACTATGATCAGTCCATCATTCAGGACGCCGGCCAGTTTCCCAACTCCAAGCATCTGCTGGGCACCGACCTGCTGGGCCGCGATTTGCTGTCTCGGTTGATCTATGCGACGCGTGCATCATTGTCGGTCGCATTTGCTGTGCAGCTTACGGCACTGCTGGTTGGCGTGCCGTTTGGCTTTTTAGCCGGCTTGAAGCGAGGTGTAGTTGAGAACGTGCTCAACGCGATTGTGATGGTCTTCAATGCTCTGCCAGGCTTTCTATTTGCTTTGTTTTTGGTTACTGCGCTGGGGTCGGGCATTCCGCAGCTCATCTTCGCGCTGATGGTGACTACCTGGATCGGCTACGCGCGCATCATGCGCGCCGAAGTTTTGCGCTTGCGCAACCGCGACTTCGTCCTGGCCGCGCAGGCGCTGGGCGCGAGCATGTGGCAAATCGCCCTGCGTCACCTGTTGCCCAATTCGCTTACCGCGCTCATCATCGCCGTGGCACTGGGCATCCCCGGCACAATCTATGCTGAAGCCGGCTTAAGTTTCCTGGGTTTGGGCATCCGTGACCCGATCCCGAGTTGGGGCAAGATGATTAGCGACGGCATCCCCACGTTGCGCTTGTTTTGGCACTTGATCCTCTTCCCGCTGCTGGCGTTGTCCACCGCGACGTTGAGCTTCATGTTCCTGGCCGATGCCCTGCGGGATGCCTTAGATCCTAGCCGCGGCAAACGGTAG
- a CDS encoding ABC transporter substrate-binding protein, producing the protein MSKRKMTRRTFLGLAGMGVATGLAACAAPTGRPSVPAVSGGPATPAVPTPTTAPQANVLGKVLPPDAAPLDKQVMVVFGGTPYTLDRFISMYQSSGLTSPYSLGLVRFNKNYDLLPAAAESWSPAEDGKKWIFKLRRGIKWSDGNELTAHDYVATFQLGASPEHAWDFAWYYLNLKNWGEATAGKVPVSEIGVKALDDYTLEFEATSPAPYLPSQLIWSVPLSKAALEKHGKFYNNDVATSVTCSPLKLTEWSKDKRFVLELNEKYTGPAEMIPWYTKFVSEVPAAIDAVTAFQSSDVLWMRTDATTGRVAEADPSLADQVYWMYGDFRTYFVGFNFAMKPFDDIRVRQALSMCFDRAPIVQAVAGRGGVPAYTFLAAGFPGSWENSPEAKTIQPFDVEKAKQLLAEAGYPNGQGFPKLEIPVTPIGGQTASLIAQGFAAEVKNQLGIEAEVVNRDWRVFIEEVRTNRAAAVWVDSYGMDYLDQSNMLGVFTSNRLTNWNNETYDAMFNEAAAYAGPKEERDAKFYEAEKMVLSQFVICPLYHERIPYLIKPQVTGPGMEPDKIGVRGSHWPDDYGLGEFWFTTYIKNM; encoded by the coding sequence ATGAGCAAACGAAAGATGACCCGAAGGACGTTTCTAGGACTGGCCGGCATGGGCGTGGCCACCGGCCTGGCAGCTTGCGCAGCCCCGACAGGCCGACCGTCGGTGCCGGCGGTGTCTGGAGGTCCTGCTACGCCGGCCGTGCCCACCCCAACCACAGCGCCACAAGCAAATGTGCTGGGCAAAGTGCTGCCGCCCGATGCCGCGCCGCTCGATAAACAGGTCATGGTCGTGTTCGGTGGCACACCATACACCCTTGACCGTTTCATCTCCATGTATCAATCCAGCGGCCTCACCTCTCCGTATAGCCTTGGCTTGGTGCGCTTCAACAAGAACTACGATCTGTTGCCTGCTGCCGCCGAAAGCTGGAGCCCGGCAGAGGACGGCAAGAAATGGATTTTTAAGCTCCGTCGAGGGATCAAGTGGTCCGACGGCAACGAGCTGACGGCGCATGACTATGTAGCCACCTTCCAACTTGGCGCTAGTCCGGAGCATGCCTGGGACTTTGCCTGGTATTACTTGAACCTCAAGAACTGGGGCGAAGCCACTGCCGGCAAAGTGCCGGTCAGCGAGATTGGCGTGAAAGCGCTGGACGACTACACCCTGGAATTTGAGGCCACCTCCCCGGCGCCGTATTTGCCGTCGCAGCTCATCTGGTCGGTGCCGTTAAGCAAGGCTGCCTTGGAGAAACACGGCAAGTTTTACAACAACGACGTCGCCACTTCGGTGACGTGCTCGCCGCTCAAACTGACGGAGTGGTCGAAGGACAAGCGTTTTGTGCTGGAGTTGAACGAGAAGTACACCGGCCCAGCGGAGATGATCCCGTGGTACACCAAGTTCGTCAGCGAAGTGCCGGCAGCCATTGACGCCGTCACCGCATTCCAATCCAGCGATGTGCTGTGGATGCGCACCGACGCGACTACCGGGCGCGTAGCCGAGGCCGACCCCTCTCTGGCTGATCAAGTGTATTGGATGTATGGCGACTTCCGCACCTACTTCGTCGGCTTTAACTTTGCCATGAAGCCGTTCGACGATATCCGTGTGCGCCAGGCGTTGAGCATGTGCTTTGATCGTGCGCCGATTGTGCAAGCGGTGGCCGGCCGAGGCGGCGTTCCTGCGTATACCTTCCTTGCTGCTGGTTTCCCTGGCTCGTGGGAGAACTCGCCCGAAGCCAAGACTATCCAGCCGTTCGATGTAGAGAAAGCCAAACAGCTTTTGGCCGAAGCCGGCTATCCCAACGGCCAGGGCTTTCCGAAGCTGGAGATTCCCGTCACCCCCATCGGTGGTCAAACCGCTTCGCTCATCGCCCAGGGGTTTGCTGCTGAAGTCAAGAATCAACTTGGCATTGAAGCCGAAGTGGTCAATCGTGACTGGCGCGTGTTCATCGAGGAAGTGCGTACCAACCGTGCCGCTGCGGTGTGGGTGGACTCATACGGCATGGATTATCTCGATCAATCCAACATGCTCGGCGTCTTCACCTCCAACCGTCTGACCAACTGGAACAACGAAACCTATGACGCTATGTTTAACGAGGCAGCCGCCTATGCTGGTCCCAAGGAGGAGCGCGACGCCAAGTTCTACGAGGCCGAGAAGATGGTCCTGTCGCAGTTCGTCATCTGCCCGCTGTATCACGAGCGCATTCCTTACCTCATCAAACCGCAGGTGACCGGCCCAGGCATGGAGCCGGACAAGATCGGCGTGCGCGGATCACACTGGCCAGACGATTACGGACTCGGCGAATTTTGGTTCACCACCTACATCAAGAATATGTGA
- the prmA gene encoding ribosomal protein L11 methyltransferase gives MRTTAFATLMAMADSPRWLELRLEADAELAEAISEAIFPYVEGGVALEQTHRQQPGVMVADRWEDERAEGPIIVRAYLPDDETLAERKRKVEEALAYLNMVRPTPQPAYRIVAQSDWADAWKASFKPLRIGRRILIRPSWINDVSSDHAADRDLVITLDPGMAFGTGLHPTTQLCAAAMEDYVQAGMRILDVGSGSGILSILAARLGAREVVGVDTDDEAVRAGRENVRANGVGDRVTIMHGSHEVAHGVYDLVVANILAGVIIRMLAEGLTSRAPQFIFSGILDMQAGDVVRAAETAGLSVLEKRAIDDWICLVCARRDGDRR, from the coding sequence ATGCGCACCACCGCCTTTGCTACACTCATGGCAATGGCCGATAGCCCGCGCTGGCTGGAACTCCGCCTCGAAGCCGACGCCGAATTAGCCGAGGCAATCAGCGAGGCGATCTTCCCCTACGTTGAAGGCGGCGTGGCTCTAGAGCAGACCCACCGGCAACAACCGGGCGTCATGGTCGCCGACCGCTGGGAGGACGAGCGCGCCGAAGGGCCAATCATCGTGCGCGCCTATTTGCCCGACGATGAAACGCTGGCCGAACGCAAGCGCAAGGTCGAAGAGGCGCTCGCCTACCTGAATATGGTGCGGCCCACGCCGCAGCCGGCCTATCGCATCGTCGCCCAATCGGACTGGGCCGACGCATGGAAGGCATCGTTCAAACCGCTGCGCATCGGTCGGCGCATCCTCATCCGCCCATCATGGATAAACGACGTGTCGTCCGACCACGCCGCAGACCGCGACTTGGTCATCACGCTCGATCCCGGTATGGCGTTCGGCACCGGCCTGCACCCCACCACCCAACTGTGCGCCGCTGCGATGGAAGACTACGTCCAAGCCGGCATGCGCATCCTTGATGTCGGCAGCGGTTCGGGCATCCTTTCGATTTTGGCGGCCAGGCTCGGCGCGCGCGAGGTGGTGGGCGTAGACACCGATGATGAGGCCGTGCGCGCCGGCCGCGAGAACGTCCGGGCCAACGGCGTGGGCGACCGTGTGACAATCATGCATGGCTCTCACGAGGTCGCCCATGGCGTCTACGATCTAGTCGTGGCCAACATCCTGGCCGGCGTGATCATTCGCATGTTGGCCGAAGGGCTGACATCGCGCGCGCCGCAGTTCATCTTCTCCGGCATCTTGGACATGCAGGCCGGCGACGTAGTGCGCGCTGCCGAGACGGCGGGGTTATCCGTCCTGGAGAAGCGAGCGATAGACGACTGGATATGCCTAGTGTGCGCCAGGCGCGATGGGGATAGGAGATAA